One Danio rerio strain Tuebingen ecotype United States chromosome 22, GRCz12tu, whole genome shotgun sequence genomic window carries:
- the rpp21 gene encoding ribonuclease P protein subunit p21 (The RefSeq protein has 1 substitution compared to this genomic sequence), translating to MAGNIKDKEAFQRLNFLYQAAHCVLAQNPENIELARFYCFTQKTISKRLVLRQDPSVKRTICKKCYTLLIPGVTSTVRQKRGKGRQRKTVVRCLSCGLTKRFPNNPKHKLWVDQPEAQLENQTSQGAGPSSNSTTQGKKCDGSSGSASTAAKTTPTAQTNKPKSS from the exons ATGGCTGGGAATATAAAAGATAAAGAAGCATTTCAACGCCTCAATTTCCTCTATCAG GCTGCTCACTGCGTTTTGGCCCAAAACCCAGAGAACATCGAATTAGCACGATTTTACTGCTTCACACAGAAGACAATCTCTAAACGACTAGTGCTCAGACA aGACCCTTCAGTGAAGAGAACCATTTGCAAGAAATGCTACACTTTACTAATACCAGGTGTCACATCAACTGTACGTCAAAAAA GAGGAAAGGGGCGACAACGTAAGACTGTTGTACGATGTCTAAGTTGTGGACTGACCAAACGATTCCCAAACAACCCGAAACATAAACTGTGGGTGGATCAACCAGAGGCTCAACTAGAAAACCAGACATCTCAAG ACGCTGGTCCTTCATCTAACTCAACAACCCAAGGGAAGAAATGTGATGGTTCAAGTGGTTCAGCATCCACAGCAGCGAAGACTACACCTACAGCTCAAACAAATAAACCTAAATCTTCATGA